From Halotia branconii CENA392, the proteins below share one genomic window:
- a CDS encoding helix-turn-helix domain-containing protein, whose amino-acid sequence MKWFKRKTHQQPTPSLEQQQTEKLAEIGAQLGASRQQRGFSLEEMVALTKIPRRLLQAIEEGNLDNLPEPIYTQGLIRQFADVLGFNGTEFSSNFPVAAQQVKLPTTGNTRSMGQFRPIHLYLLYVFMIVCSVSSLSQLLNNAVLKADNSQSESHPELTQPEKSTIVQPVSDTRSSFKENRSLQIGVTLKASSWIRVVADGKTQFEGILPEGTHRVWKAQEQLTVKTDNAGGVLMSVNQQEAKQMGEPGKVEEIKIAAQPES is encoded by the coding sequence ATGAAATGGTTTAAAAGAAAAACTCATCAACAGCCAACACCTTCATTAGAACAACAACAAACCGAAAAGTTGGCAGAAATCGGCGCTCAACTTGGGGCATCGCGTCAACAAAGGGGTTTCTCTCTAGAAGAAATGGTAGCATTGACCAAAATTCCCCGACGGTTATTACAGGCGATCGAAGAAGGTAATTTAGACAATTTACCAGAACCAATTTACACTCAAGGTTTGATTAGACAATTTGCCGATGTATTAGGCTTTAATGGAACAGAGTTTTCCAGCAACTTTCCTGTCGCTGCTCAACAGGTGAAGTTGCCAACTACTGGAAACACTCGTTCAATGGGTCAATTCCGTCCAATTCATCTTTATTTACTTTATGTGTTCATGATTGTATGCTCTGTCAGCAGCTTGTCTCAATTACTAAATAATGCTGTTCTCAAAGCAGATAATAGTCAAAGTGAATCACACCCAGAGTTAACTCAACCAGAAAAATCAACAATAGTTCAACCTGTTAGTGACACCCGCAGTAGCTTCAAAGAAAATCGGTCATTACAGATTGGTGTCACACTAAAAGCTTCTTCTTGGATTCGGGTAGTAGCCGATGGTAAAACTCAGTTTGAGGGCATTCTACCAGAGGGTACACATCGGGTTTGGAAAGCCCAAGAACAACTGACGGTGAAAACAGATAATGCAGGTGGTGTGCTGATGAGTGTCAATCAGCAGGAAGCCAAGCAAATGGGAGAACCAGGTAAAGTTGAAGAAATTAAAATTGCTGCCCAGCCTGAGTCTTGA
- a CDS encoding pseudouridine synthase — translation MEERLQKIIAKWGIASRREAEEMIRRSRVQVNGLLAHLGQKVDPQRDTITVDGKPVSGRQRPPLLYLLLHKPVGVVSTCYDPQRRKTVLDLLPKELREGTGIHPVGRLDAESTGALILTNDGDLTFGLTHPRHSIAKTYQVLVKGHPTEAVLKMWREGVMLDGRKTLPAQVNMIERLALNSRLEIILKEGRNRQIRRVAEQLGHPVIKLHRTAIGAIKLQTPKATVAPLRVNLLREGNYRFLQENEIRFLQKQIKHIPIKDSAEVRGVEKI, via the coding sequence ATGGAGGAAAGGTTACAAAAGATTATCGCTAAATGGGGTATTGCCTCACGACGTGAAGCTGAAGAAATGATTCGGCGATCGCGTGTGCAGGTAAACGGCTTGCTAGCGCATTTAGGTCAAAAAGTTGACCCCCAAAGAGATACGATTACTGTTGATGGTAAGCCCGTTTCTGGCAGGCAACGTCCGCCTTTGTTATACCTGTTACTGCACAAGCCAGTTGGAGTAGTTTCAACTTGCTATGACCCTCAAAGACGAAAGACAGTTTTAGATTTACTCCCTAAAGAATTGCGTGAGGGTACAGGTATTCACCCAGTTGGTCGTTTAGATGCAGAATCTACAGGGGCATTAATACTTACCAACGATGGAGATTTAACATTTGGGTTAACTCATCCACGCCATAGCATTGCGAAAACCTATCAGGTTTTGGTTAAAGGACATCCTACTGAAGCAGTATTAAAGATGTGGCGTGAAGGTGTGATGTTAGATGGAAGAAAAACCCTGCCAGCCCAAGTAAACATGATCGAAAGACTTGCTCTAAATAGCCGTTTAGAAATAATTTTAAAGGAGGGAAGAAATCGCCAGATTCGTCGTGTAGCTGAACAGTTAGGACATCCAGTCATCAAACTACATCGGACTGCCATAGGCGCAATCAAATTACAAACACCAAAAGCCACGGTAGCCCCTCTAAGAGTAAACTTATTGCGTGAAGGTAATTATCGGTTTTTACAAGAGAATGAAATTCGCTTTTTGCAAAAGCAAATAAAGCATATACCTATTAAAGATTCAGCCGAGGTCAGGGGAGTAGAAAAAATATGA
- a CDS encoding LmeA family phospholipid-binding protein yields the protein MPEDNFPTKSSHKIRLITNALTAALKLWLRAQVSQVSQLEVEIKASDRQILSGCIPWVSIFASHAVYQGLYITRIKLIAENIQINIGSVLKGKPLRLLEIVPVVGDLIVEEKDLNNSLASELLSTALNDVLVKLLPENCLQSQPKWQKIILDNNQITLFANSGATTENIPLEVRFDLKLIGNQELQLIHIQVIKNDVALLEGEHNYHLDLGSDVDIQELSLIPGQLVCRGRINVNP from the coding sequence ATGCCAGAAGATAATTTCCCGACAAAAAGTTCCCATAAGATCCGGCTAATTACCAACGCACTCACAGCAGCATTAAAGCTATGGTTAAGAGCGCAAGTCAGCCAAGTATCTCAATTAGAGGTAGAGATAAAAGCTAGCGATCGCCAAATTCTCTCTGGCTGCATTCCTTGGGTATCTATTTTTGCCAGTCATGCAGTCTATCAAGGCCTCTATATTACACGAATTAAACTAATAGCGGAAAATATTCAGATCAATATAGGCTCAGTACTTAAAGGAAAGCCGCTACGACTGCTAGAAATAGTACCAGTAGTCGGCGATCTAATAGTAGAAGAAAAAGACCTCAATAATTCCCTGGCATCAGAACTATTATCAACTGCTTTAAATGATGTACTGGTTAAACTTTTACCAGAAAATTGCCTCCAATCACAACCAAAATGGCAAAAAATTATCCTTGACAATAATCAAATAACACTCTTTGCTAACTCAGGAGCCACCACTGAAAATATACCTCTAGAAGTGAGATTTGATTTAAAGTTAATTGGCAATCAGGAGTTGCAATTAATACATATTCAAGTTATTAAAAACGACGTAGCACTTTTAGAGGGTGAACATAATTATCATCTCGATCTTGGTTCAGATGTCGATATTCAAGAACTCAGTTTGATCCCTGGTCAATTAGTGTGTCGCGGACGAATCAACGTTAACCCTTAG
- a CDS encoding Uma2 family endonuclease has protein sequence MTATLLTPPDEIIHLSGISWQTYETLLTELSDRRLRLTYNRATLEIMTPSPEHERFKKVAGRFVETIAEELDISIEPLGSTTFKHPGVSGAEPDECFYIRNIALVRGKKRLDLTQDPAPDLVIEIDVTSSSNNRLQVYADLGVAEVWIYNGESLVIQQLQNDTYITSQTSQFFVNLPIPEIARFLQQAPTMDYLELVKAFRNWVRSQLQN, from the coding sequence ATGACTGCAACACTCCTCACACCACCGGATGAAATAATTCACCTATCGGGGATTAGCTGGCAAACCTACGAAACATTGTTAACAGAACTGAGTGATCGCCGTCTTCGCCTCACTTACAATCGTGCTACTCTTGAAATAATGACTCCTTCTCCAGAGCATGAAAGATTTAAGAAAGTCGCAGGGCGCTTTGTAGAGACAATTGCAGAAGAACTGGATATATCTATTGAACCTTTGGGGTCAACCACGTTTAAACATCCTGGAGTGAGTGGCGCAGAGCCAGATGAATGCTTCTATATTCGTAACATTGCCCTAGTTCGGGGAAAAAAACGACTAGATTTAACACAAGACCCAGCACCCGATTTAGTCATAGAAATTGATGTGACAAGTAGTTCCAATAATCGTCTCCAAGTGTATGCAGATTTGGGCGTAGCAGAAGTGTGGATTTATAACGGAGAATCCCTGGTCATTCAACAATTGCAAAATGACACCTATATCACCTCCCAAACCAGTCAATTTTTTGTGAATTTACCCATTCCAGAGATTGCCAGATTTTTGCAACAAGCCCCGACAATGGATTATCTAGAATTGGTGAAAGCATTTCGTAATTGGGTTAGAAGCCAGTTACAAAATTGA
- a CDS encoding phosphatidate cytidylyltransferase: MPWSRIVSGIFAIALALVATLLGGWYFTIAIAVIVFLGHQEYFNLVRARGIAPAAKTTMFVSQVLLVICTVDGNLADAVLPLAGTFICFYLLFQPKMATIADISASIMGLFYVGYLASFWVRLRALGSAALSNLPLGGYWPLNWADIWQQNFTYLPQGLTMTLLTFLCIWAADIGAYIFGRFFGKTPLSDISPKKTVEGAVFGITASVAVALAGASYLHFPRFIITGVALGLLIGIASLLGDLTESMLKRDAGVKDSGQLIPGHGGILDRTDSYIFTAPLVYYFVTLLLPVIRNS; the protein is encoded by the coding sequence ATGCCTTGGTCTCGAATTGTTAGTGGAATTTTTGCGATCGCTCTTGCTTTGGTTGCAACCCTACTGGGGGGTTGGTACTTTACTATTGCAATTGCGGTGATTGTCTTTTTGGGTCATCAAGAATATTTTAATTTAGTGCGAGCCAGAGGTATAGCTCCCGCTGCTAAAACCACGATGTTTGTCAGCCAAGTCTTGCTCGTAATCTGTACAGTTGATGGCAATTTAGCTGATGCTGTATTACCTTTAGCTGGGACATTTATCTGTTTTTATTTGCTATTTCAGCCCAAGATGGCCACAATCGCCGATATTTCCGCTTCAATTATGGGACTATTTTATGTGGGTTACTTAGCAAGTTTCTGGGTCAGGTTACGCGCCCTTGGTAGTGCAGCTTTAAGTAATCTGCCATTGGGTGGTTACTGGCCATTAAATTGGGCAGATATTTGGCAGCAAAATTTTACCTATTTGCCCCAAGGGTTAACAATGACACTGCTGACTTTTTTATGCATTTGGGCAGCTGACATTGGCGCTTATATTTTTGGTAGATTCTTTGGTAAAACCCCGTTATCTGACATTAGCCCTAAAAAAACTGTTGAAGGTGCAGTCTTTGGCATCACTGCCAGCGTTGCTGTAGCCTTAGCAGGAGCCTCTTATCTACACTTTCCTAGATTTATTATTACTGGTGTAGCATTGGGTTTGCTAATTGGGATCGCTAGTCTTTTGGGCGATCTTACCGAGTCTATGCTCAAGCGCGATGCTGGCGTTAAAGATTCAGGACAGCTGATCCCTGGTCATGGAGGCATTCTAGACCGTACTGACAGTTACATTTTTACAGCCCCTTTGGTTTATTATTTCGTGACACTTTTATTACCAGTAATTCGTAATTCGTAA
- the cbiT gene encoding precorrin-6Y C5,15-methyltransferase subunit CbiT — MPSQLWPYITPGIPDELFEQLPGIPFSQREVRLLLISQLRLKPDSVLWDIGAGTGTIPVEVGLLCPNGQIVAVERDEEVANLIRRNCDRFDVKNVEVIEGSAPDCMHDLKVPPHRVCIEGGRPIQEILQTVWHYLPPSGRVVATAANLESLYAISQSFSQLQARNIEVVQSAVNRLETRGFSQTFAAVDPIFIVSGEKLD; from the coding sequence ATGCCCTCCCAACTTTGGCCTTACATCACCCCTGGTATACCCGATGAATTATTTGAGCAGTTACCGGGTATTCCTTTCAGTCAGCGAGAAGTTAGGCTGCTGTTGATTTCCCAATTGCGGCTCAAACCCGATTCAGTTTTGTGGGACATTGGCGCAGGGACAGGTACAATTCCGGTAGAGGTGGGGCTGCTGTGTCCTAATGGACAAATTGTGGCTGTAGAACGGGATGAAGAAGTCGCTAATCTAATTCGGCGCAACTGCGATCGCTTTGATGTTAAAAACGTCGAAGTCATCGAAGGTAGCGCCCCAGATTGTATGCACGACCTCAAAGTACCTCCTCACCGTGTTTGTATCGAGGGGGGTCGTCCCATCCAAGAAATTTTGCAAACTGTGTGGCATTATTTACCGCCATCAGGACGAGTTGTAGCTACAGCTGCTAATCTAGAGAGTCTGTATGCTATTTCCCAGAGCTTTTCTCAATTACAAGCGAGAAATATCGAAGTTGTTCAGTCTGCGGTCAACCGTTTGGAAACACGCGGCTTTTCTCAAACTTTTGCAGCTGTTGATCCTATTTTTATCGTTAGTGGTGAGAAACTAGACTAA
- a CDS encoding serine/threonine protein kinase: MIQEILNGRYEVQQQLSKKAGRRIFLAQDQITDELVIVKLLSFSSDFEWDDFKLFEREAETLKSLSHPLIPRYLDYFEVNSPTIKGFALVQSYIPAQTLEQYIQTGRTFTEAEIKQIAKTLLEILVYLHQLHPPVIHRDLKPSNILLGDRSGNSLGQVYLVDFGSVQTVLATEGGTRTVVGTYGYMPPEQFGGRTVPASDLYSLGATLIYLVTGVHPADLPQKDFRFQFEQLTNLSPSFTRWLQQMTEPNLEKRLSSASVALKALNEPHFPDTTALVVNQPTGSTIQLSKDWDHLDIVVPPVGFKPSMVFLSLFAIAWNSFILFWTIGALSAPFPLNIPFALFSLPFWGAGSFMVYTFLFNMFGRIHLRLNQEQIALTWELFAFKFHRPRPSPRQSITKLVYISKHFTRDSEGSRVSVPAQLDIWSGVYKYKLGGSGGAIESEAEIEWLAQELSDWLNIPITRE, encoded by the coding sequence ATGATTCAGGAAATATTAAACGGCCGCTACGAAGTCCAACAGCAATTAAGTAAAAAGGCAGGACGACGGATATTTTTAGCTCAAGATCAAATCACTGATGAATTAGTAATTGTGAAGTTACTTTCTTTTAGTAGTGATTTTGAATGGGACGATTTCAAGTTGTTTGAGCGTGAAGCTGAAACTTTAAAATCTTTGTCACATCCGTTGATCCCTCGTTATTTAGACTATTTTGAAGTAAATTCACCTACTATCAAAGGATTTGCCTTAGTACAGAGTTATATCCCAGCTCAAACTTTAGAGCAATACATTCAGACTGGACGAACTTTTACAGAAGCCGAAATTAAACAGATAGCCAAGACACTTTTAGAGATTCTCGTTTATCTACATCAATTGCACCCGCCTGTAATTCACCGTGATCTTAAGCCTAGCAATATTTTATTAGGCGATCGCTCTGGCAACAGTTTGGGTCAAGTTTATCTCGTGGATTTTGGTTCAGTGCAAACTGTCTTAGCTACAGAAGGTGGAACTAGAACTGTAGTCGGAACCTACGGATATATGCCACCGGAGCAATTTGGCGGCCGCACGGTTCCAGCATCTGACCTTTATAGTTTAGGTGCGACGCTCATTTATTTAGTAACTGGTGTCCATCCAGCCGATTTACCGCAAAAAGATTTTCGGTTTCAATTTGAGCAACTGACTAATTTAAGCCCTAGTTTCACTCGCTGGTTGCAGCAGATGACTGAACCCAATTTAGAAAAGCGGTTGAGTTCTGCAAGCGTAGCGCTAAAGGCTTTAAATGAGCCGCATTTTCCTGACACTACTGCTTTAGTTGTTAATCAACCAACTGGTAGTACAATTCAACTATCCAAAGATTGGGATCATCTAGATATTGTTGTTCCACCAGTTGGCTTTAAACCGTCAATGGTGTTTTTGAGTTTATTTGCGATCGCCTGGAACTCATTTATTCTGTTTTGGACAATTGGCGCTCTTTCTGCCCCTTTTCCGCTGAATATTCCCTTTGCTTTGTTTTCATTGCCTTTTTGGGGTGCAGGCTCGTTTATGGTGTATACGTTTCTATTTAATATGTTTGGACGTATACACTTACGCCTGAATCAAGAGCAAATTGCCTTAACCTGGGAGTTATTTGCTTTTAAATTCCATCGTCCTCGGCCATCACCAAGACAAAGTATCACTAAACTAGTTTATATTTCCAAACACTTTACTAGAGACTCTGAAGGCTCTAGAGTTAGTGTTCCAGCGCAATTAGATATTTGGTCAGGAGTGTACAAGTATAAACTTGGTGGTAGTGGTGGTGCGATTGAATCTGAAGCAGAGATTGAATGGTTAGCCCAGGAATTAAGTGATTGGTTAAATATACCAATTACGCGAGAATAA
- the tatA gene encoding twin-arginine translocase TatA/TatE family subunit encodes MFGLGWPEVGVIAIIAILIFGPKKIPELGNALGKTLRGFKEELKTSSDDNDPEQEQ; translated from the coding sequence ATGTTTGGATTGGGATGGCCGGAAGTAGGTGTAATTGCGATCATTGCTATTTTAATTTTTGGTCCCAAAAAAATTCCGGAATTGGGAAATGCACTGGGTAAAACACTGCGGGGCTTTAAGGAAGAACTCAAAACTTCTAGTGATGACAATGATCCTGAGCAAGAACAATAA
- the cphA gene encoding cyanophycin synthetase: MRILKIQTLRGPNYWSIRRHKLIVMRLDLENLAETPSNEIPGFYEGLVEALPSLEGHYCSPGCRGGFLMRVREGTMMGHIVEHVALELQELAGMHVGFGRTRETATPGIFQVVIEYLNEEAGRYAGRAAVRLCQSIADRGRYPKAELEQDIQDLKDFWRDSSLGPSTEAIVKEAEKRGIPWMQLSARFLIQLGYGVNQKRMQATMTHNTGILGVELACDKEATKRILAAAGAPVPRGTVINFLDDLEEAIEYVGGYPIVIKPLDGNHGRGITIDIRTWEEAEAAYEAARQVSRSIIVEKYYVGRDHRVLVVNGKVVAVAERVPAHIVGNGRSTIAELIEETNQDPNRGEGHDNVLTKIELDRTSYQLLERQGYTLNSVPPRDTICYLRATANLSTGGSAVDRTDEIHPENIWLAQRVVRIIGLDVAGLDIVTTDISRPLREMDGVIVEVNAAPGFRMHVAPSQGIPRNVAGAVMDMLFPNEQPSRIPILSVTGTNGKTTTTRLLAHIYKQTGKVVGYTTTDGTYIGDFLVEAGDNTGPQSAHVILQDPTVEVAVLESARGGILRSGLGFESANVGIVLNVAADHLGIGDIDTIDQLANLKSVVAEAVFPDGYAVLNADDRRVAAMAQKTKANVAYFTMNPDSELVRQHIQKGGVAAIYENGYLSIVKGDWTHRIERAENIPLTMGGRAPFMIANALAAALAAFVQNVTIEQIRAGLKTFRASVSQTPGRMNLFNLGNYHALVDYAHNPASYEALGSFVRNWNTGARIGVVGGPGDRRDEDFVTLGKLAADIFDYIIVKEDDDTRGRPRGSASELITEGIIQVNRDARYEVIMDETAAINKALDTAPDNGLVVILPESVNRAIKLIKVRGLVKEEIQQNASTMVVDNQNGVTSSVINTLL; the protein is encoded by the coding sequence ATGAGAATCCTCAAGATCCAGACCTTACGCGGCCCAAACTACTGGAGCATTCGACGCCACAAGCTGATCGTCATGCGCCTCGATTTAGAAAACCTGGCTGAAACGCCCTCGAATGAAATCCCTGGCTTTTATGAAGGATTAGTTGAGGCGCTGCCGAGTCTGGAGGGTCACTATTGTTCGCCTGGCTGTCGCGGTGGCTTTTTAATGCGAGTGCGAGAAGGCACCATGATGGGTCATATTGTCGAACACGTAGCCCTAGAACTCCAGGAACTAGCTGGAATGCATGTTGGCTTTGGCCGTACCCGCGAAACCGCTACACCCGGAATTTTTCAGGTAGTGATTGAATACCTGAACGAAGAAGCAGGACGCTACGCTGGACGAGCCGCTGTGCGCCTGTGTCAAAGTATTGCAGATCGGGGTCGCTATCCCAAAGCAGAACTAGAGCAAGATATTCAAGACCTGAAAGACTTCTGGCGTGATTCATCTTTAGGACCTTCAACCGAAGCGATCGTCAAGGAAGCCGAAAAAAGAGGTATTCCCTGGATGCAATTGAGCGCCCGCTTTTTAATTCAGCTGGGCTACGGTGTGAATCAAAAGCGAATGCAAGCCACAATGACTCACAATACTGGCATTTTAGGGGTAGAACTAGCTTGCGACAAAGAAGCTACCAAACGCATCCTAGCCGCAGCCGGAGCGCCAGTACCTAGAGGTACGGTAATTAACTTTTTAGACGATTTAGAAGAAGCTATTGAATATGTTGGCGGCTATCCCATCGTCATTAAACCGCTAGACGGTAATCATGGACGCGGGATCACCATCGATATTAGAACTTGGGAAGAAGCTGAAGCAGCCTACGAAGCAGCTAGACAAGTTTCACGGTCAATTATTGTTGAAAAATATTATGTTGGGCGTGACCACAGAGTACTAGTAGTCAATGGCAAAGTAGTAGCAGTAGCCGAACGTGTGCCAGCTCACATCGTTGGTAATGGTAGATCTACCATTGCCGAACTCATTGAAGAAACAAACCAAGACCCAAATCGCGGTGAAGGACACGATAACGTCTTGACTAAGATTGAACTAGACCGGACTAGTTATCAATTATTAGAAAGGCAAGGCTACACCTTAAATAGCGTACCACCCAGGGATACAATTTGTTATCTCCGAGCAACAGCTAACTTGAGTACAGGCGGTAGTGCTGTAGATCGTACTGATGAAATTCATCCCGAAAACATTTGGTTAGCACAAAGGGTAGTGAGAATTATTGGCCTGGATGTCGCCGGACTTGATATTGTCACTACGGATATTAGTCGCCCCCTGAGAGAAATGGATGGCGTAATTGTAGAAGTTAATGCCGCCCCTGGCTTTAGGATGCATGTTGCCCCCAGTCAAGGCATACCCCGCAATGTTGCCGGAGCAGTGATGGATATGTTGTTCCCCAACGAACAACCCAGCCGCATTCCCATACTGAGTGTGACAGGCACTAATGGTAAAACCACTACTACCCGATTGCTGGCGCACATTTATAAGCAGACAGGCAAAGTAGTCGGTTATACAACTACGGATGGAACTTACATCGGTGATTTCTTAGTAGAAGCCGGAGATAACACAGGGCCTCAAAGCGCCCATGTCATCTTACAAGATCCAACTGTAGAAGTTGCGGTATTAGAAAGCGCTCGTGGAGGTATTCTTCGTTCTGGGCTGGGCTTTGAATCTGCCAATGTAGGTATAGTATTAAACGTCGCTGCCGATCATTTGGGAATCGGTGATATCGATACTATTGATCAGTTGGCAAATCTTAAGAGTGTAGTCGCGGAAGCTGTATTTCCTGATGGTTATGCTGTACTTAACGCCGACGATCGCCGCGTCGCCGCAATGGCCCAAAAAACTAAGGCTAATGTTGCTTACTTTACAATGAATCCCGACTCAGAATTAGTGCGGCAGCATATCCAAAAAGGTGGAGTCGCAGCAATATACGAAAATGGCTATCTCTCGATTGTTAAAGGCGATTGGACACACCGGATAGAAAGAGCAGAAAATATTCCCTTAACAATGGGCGGACGAGCGCCATTTATGATTGCCAACGCTTTAGCAGCCGCTTTGGCAGCATTTGTGCAAAATGTGACGATTGAGCAAATTCGGGCAGGCTTAAAGACCTTCCGTGCCTCTGTCAGCCAAACGCCGGGACGCATGAATTTGTTTAATTTAGGAAACTACCATGCCTTGGTAGACTATGCTCATAATCCCGCCAGTTATGAAGCATTAGGTTCTTTTGTACGTAACTGGAATACAGGAGCGCGAATTGGTGTAGTTGGTGGCCCAGGCGATCGCCGCGATGAAGACTTTGTTACCTTAGGTAAACTAGCAGCAGATATTTTTGACTACATCATTGTCAAAGAAGACGATGACACACGAGGAAGACCACGGGGATCAGCTTCTGAGTTAATTACTGAAGGTATCATTCAAGTTAACCGTGATGCCCGTTATGAAGTAATTATGGATGAGACCGCAGCCATTAACAAAGCTTTGGACACGGCTCCTGATAATGGTCTAGTGGTAATCTTACCAGAAAGTGTCAATCGCGCTATCAAGTTAATTAAGGTACGCGGTTTGGTCAAAGAGGAAATTCAACAAAACGCCTCTACAATGGTTGTAGATAATCAAAATGGGGTGACATCTTCTGTGATCAACACCTTGCTTTAG
- a CDS encoding cyanophycinase produces MPQLKAKSLEMRTPQATKTAVLVIGGAEDKVHGREILRTFVGRAGASKAYITIIPSASREPAIIGGRYIRIFEEMGAEKVEILDIREREQCEIPQIKASLEACSGVFLTGGDQLRLCGVLSDTPAMEIIRQRVRGGQLTLAGTSAGAAVMGHHMIAGGGSGETPNRSLVDMATGLGFIPEVIVDQHFHNRNRMGRLISAIAAHPDRLGIGIDEDTCAVFERDGWLQVMGKGSVTIVDPTEVTHTNEPHVGANEPLTIHNLRLHILSYGDRFHLYQRTVLPAVHRISS; encoded by the coding sequence ATGCCGCAATTAAAAGCTAAATCGCTGGAAATGAGGACACCCCAAGCAACTAAAACCGCCGTTCTAGTGATCGGCGGCGCAGAAGATAAAGTTCATGGACGCGAAATCCTGCGAACTTTTGTTGGCCGCGCCGGTGCTAGTAAGGCCTATATTACAATTATTCCATCTGCCTCCCGCGAACCCGCAATCATCGGTGGTCGGTATATTCGCATTTTTGAAGAAATGGGTGCTGAGAAGGTGGAAATTTTAGACATTCGCGAACGCGAACAGTGTGAAATTCCCCAAATCAAAGCATCTCTAGAAGCTTGTAGTGGCGTGTTTTTGACGGGAGGAGATCAATTACGCCTTTGTGGTGTGTTGTCAGACACGCCAGCAATGGAAATTATCCGGCAACGAGTCAGAGGTGGACAATTGACCTTAGCCGGAACCAGTGCAGGAGCAGCAGTAATGGGGCATCACATGATTGCTGGTGGTGGTAGTGGTGAAACGCCAAATCGCTCTTTGGTAGATATGGCCACGGGTTTGGGATTTATCCCCGAAGTGATTGTTGATCAACACTTTCACAACCGTAATCGCATGGGAAGACTAATCAGTGCGATCGCAGCTCATCCTGACCGTCTTGGTATTGGCATTGACGAAGATACTTGTGCTGTATTTGAACGTGACGGTTGGTTACAAGTCATGGGCAAAGGCAGCGTCACCATTGTTGATCCCACTGAAGTAACTCATACCAACGAGCCTCATGTCGGTGCTAACGAACCCTTAACTATACACAACTTACGTCTGCATATCCTCAGCTATGGCGATCGCTTCCACCTGTACCAGCGCACTGTACTACCCGCTGTACACCGCATCTCCAGCTGA
- the trmD gene encoding tRNA (guanosine(37)-N1)-methyltransferase TrmD yields MRFDIVTLFPDCFTSVLNSGLLAKALAKQIAQVNLINPRDFTTDKHRKVDDEPYGGGVGMLMKPEPIFTAVESLPNLPRREIILMSPQGQTINQPLLRELVTNYDQLVVICGHYEGVDDRVLHLVTREVSLGDFILTGGEIPAMALLNGVVRLLPGTVGKVESLKVESFEQELLDYPQYTRPANFRGWKVPDVLLSGNHAAIAQWRYEQQIKRTSDRRPDLLKEWEQRSREQGAGEAGEQGAGEQGSREK; encoded by the coding sequence GTGCGCTTTGATATAGTTACACTTTTTCCTGACTGTTTTACCTCAGTTCTCAACTCTGGGTTGCTGGCTAAAGCCTTAGCCAAACAAATTGCCCAAGTAAATCTGATCAATCCTAGAGATTTTACAACCGATAAGCACCGGAAAGTAGATGATGAACCTTATGGAGGTGGCGTAGGGATGCTGATGAAGCCAGAACCCATATTTACGGCTGTGGAGTCCCTACCAAATTTACCCCGAAGAGAGATTATTTTAATGAGTCCTCAAGGACAAACAATCAATCAACCTCTATTGCGAGAATTGGTGACAAATTACGACCAGTTAGTAGTTATTTGCGGACATTACGAAGGAGTAGATGATAGGGTACTACATTTAGTGACTCGTGAGGTATCTTTAGGTGATTTTATTTTGACTGGGGGAGAAATTCCGGCAATGGCATTACTAAATGGCGTAGTGCGTCTTTTACCAGGAACTGTAGGTAAAGTAGAGTCTTTGAAAGTAGAAAGTTTCGAGCAAGAGTTACTAGATTATCCCCAATATACTCGCCCAGCCAATTTTCGCGGCTGGAAAGTGCCTGATGTCTTACTTTCTGGTAATCACGCCGCGATCGCTCAGTGGCGTTACGAACAACAAATCAAAAGAACAAGCGATCGCCGCCCCGATTTGCTCAAAGAGTGGGAGCAGAGGAGCAGGGAGCAGGGAGCAGGGGAGGCAGGGGAGCAGGGAGCAGGGGAGCAGGGGAGTAGGGAAAAATAA